In Miscanthus floridulus cultivar M001 chromosome 8, ASM1932011v1, whole genome shotgun sequence, the sequence CCATCTGGATATGGTGCTCCACCACCCCAGTCTGGCTATGGCACCCAACCCCCACAGCAAGGTGGATATGGTCAGGGCACTTATGGGCAGCCTTCTCCACAGGGCCAGAAACCTCCTGCATCTTCACCTTATGGACAGGCTCTGCCTCCTGGATCTGCTCAGGGTGGTTACGGGCAGTATGGATACAGCCAACCTGCTTACGGTGCACCAGCCAGCTTACCCTGGTGCACCCCCTGCAAGCCACCCGGGCTATGGCCAGCAGCAATCTTATGGCGATGCTTATGGTAGTGGAAGCTATGGGCAGCCTCCAGCCTACTCTACTGAAGCAACAGCTCCTGCTGCATCCCAGGATCACTCTGCTGCCCCTGCTGCGGCCCCTGGAACAACAGCTGCGCCAGCTTCTGACAACAGTGGAGGTGCCCAAACATCTGCGGAAACTTAAGGTTCATCAGTTAATTTGGAGCAAACATTTTTCAAGCCTCTGCTATGTGGTTTCCTCCACACTGTTGCTTAATATTACGCATCTGGTTTAGGGTCCACACCTACAAGTTATATTTTTTTGGCTGTTGTTTTGACTCGTTGAATTGCTATTTCCTTGCTATTGATTAGTACTTTGCTGTTTTTTTATTGCTGGCGTATATGTTTGGACTGATATGTGTTTGTGTGGTTACTCTTGGACCCTATTCGGTATCTACCGGCTTGGTCTGGACAGAACCTGCCCATCAATATGTATTCTGAGCCTCCTTTTACCTTAGTTATTATGTGTGGCTGTACAACTGTCGGAGGTTTCTATGCCCACTTAAGCTGGTGATGGTTATGGATGAAAATTTGGTTTCAATGTTGCCAGGCTTGAGTATCGGATCATAAAAGGTTTATCTGCATGAAAGTCTTTTTTTTGCTGGCGATTGTTCTGAATCTGTTAACCTAAATTAAAATTCTTTGGGGATTATTTTTGGACGGAAGAAGTTTGTTGCGGTTTTGCATACTGTATATTAATAAAGAAGGCGATAGTTGATCGTGAGTTTCCCTTTGTGGAATTAAAACCGTTAGTAGTATTAGTTTGCTATATTCTTTGCCAGGTCGCCATCTCATCTCATTGTCGTATTGGTCGGGTCAGCGTGCCGACAGAATTGATCAATGGCTGTACTGTCTCGAAATATGAAAATGCATGATTGAATATATCATAGGATCTAGATTAACTAGTGTAGTAGtgttaataacaattaacaagaGCAGCAATGCCAAAGCTTAACATTCTCAGTCTTCAGAAAGGGCAACGAGGTCAAAGCCTAGCAGCCAAGGTTATGATGcaaaaccaaacttgattttggcaaatttttttttggaaCGGGGACTATCAGCCTATTCGGTTGGGGctaaaacgatcgtatacgatcatggattattactgctgactggtttggtgtgagagaaaaatactattctagctggaaatttacaatcgtttacgaccaagcgaacaggccgtatATTCGGATGGTTTCCATAGGTTGCTTACACCTGCTGCCAAAACTTGAGCAATGTGTGTTTCACACCCAACACAGTTTGGTAGAGGAATGAGTCGCTGACATGGTGTGAAGTGTGGAGCAATTTGTTGTTCACACATAAATGTCCttttcgtttggctgataagtcatgactaaaagtactgttgattaatttattataagagaaaaatactattcattaacTGAAAAAGTACAACTTATAAGCCAAGCAAGCAAACACGTTGAAAGACAGTTCGGTACAGGAATGACCGAATGAGTCGATCACATGCAGAGGCCAAGACGGCAAAATACCCACGTCGATGAATGTAACAAGGCGGGCAGGCGGCTCATGTACTAGATTCAGTGACAAACTGACAAACATTACTATTGTTATATTTAAATACATAGAAACACATTAAtaactatatatctagaaaagtcaaaacgtattataatttagaacggggaGTAGCTACTAACTAAAAATCAAGAGCAAAGATCAATTGTCCAACTTCAATTACCTGGTTGGACGATCTTCCTACACCTATAGCTAACCATGCTCTGCCGTTCACAAAGGCGGTGTTTTGGGACTGCTCCGCTCCCGTTTTTCCTGTTCTGCTCTACGAACTCCACCATGGAGCAGCTCCGCcatagagtttgtggagcaggtGGTACTGTTTTGCACACAGCTCTGCTCTAGCTTTAGGAATGTGTTGTTTCCATGCAAATGGTCCTATTATGCCACTGATTGAAATTGCACTTGATATTTTCCGAGAAAAATAGAAAACAAATGATAGAACATTAGCATAGGccataattcaaatacaaataaaaataaTTGTCTGGTGAATTCTCGATGGAGGAGGCCACACTGATCATCAAGCTGGGGCTGGTTTGTGCATCTCAGGTGCCTTCTCATCGACCGGACATGGCTGAGGTGGCCAGTATGCTTGAGATGGTGAGGAGTCCTCACGGTACCCCAGAGGATGATCTGGTTTGAGATCCATTTACTAGATTTTTTTCCTCTTTTCTCATTCCTTTTTCATTCGTTTTTGGGTAGATACATGTTGACCTGTTCTTGTTGAGGCTCAGTACAGATGCGGCCTGCGCCGATTGCCGAGTTCTCTACCGGGTCCAGTTGGCTGGCTGGTCAAGACATGTCGGGGACGTTTAACCGAGTTTGGCCCAGCGTGGAGTGCTGCCGTATAGGTTAGGGGAAGTAATCCGTGATTAATAAGTGGCAAGACGGGTAATTATCCAACAGTTCCAGGTGGGAGTACAAAACTCCAAAAAATGGAGTACCCCTTGAGATGTTCTAAAAAAACATGGAGTTAGCCTCAGCTCCACTTTTTTTGAGCGGAGTTCCTGAAGCTGAGGGGTGTTTGGCAACGCGGAGCTGGAAAAAACAGGAGCGGAGCAGTCCCAGACACCCCCAAAAGAGCTTGGGCAGCTCACTCATTTAGAAGGGCTAAACATCCATCTAAGTTTTTATGACCAGGATTTGGAGTGGATTGTGTTCATTCAGCAGGAGCTGAATCACAAAATAGTAATGGCCGCCTTCGCTTATTTTTAATGAAGGAAAAGATCTTTTCCTCGATTTATAGCTATATAATAATAGCTCGGGGATAATTCCCCTCGAGCCATACATTTTAGAGGTACGGTTCGTTTCTATGTGGACAAAGGAATAGATAATCGTTCTATTCTTGGGCCAGCTTATCAAGATCTGTGGGAGGATGGGAAGGACCCATCTTCTTTTTGGAAAGGTCGCAGGTCCTGTGTTCACTTCTCTGGCTAGTTTATTTGGGTGCTCAATTGGATAACATACCGGCGTGCTTTGATGTCATTGGAATGGAGTTACCGAGATCTGTGGATCACAATAATTAAAAGGCATTCACAATGCTAGAAATCACATAGTTTCTATATTTATTAATTTATATAGACACTATACATAGAAAATGTTCCCAATTGATAGTTTGTACGGAATAATCTTTTATTCAGTCATATATCTTCTTCTCCCTCGTCTATCTATCATATCTCTTCATGTCTTGATTTCTATGTAGACATGATTTCCTATTAAACAATTTCCTCCTCTCTCTGTCACATCGTCTTTTTCTTAGTTGGCATCTTAATTAATGAATACAAAGACCATGGTTTATGAGTTGGGAGTGCCCTAAGTATCCCTGTCCAAGTTTGGTGCCTAAACGGCCAAGTTAAAATAAGTATCATTGGAAGGTAAATTTAGGGAGAATCTCATTTTGGTGACTAAATGGCCAAGTTAAAATTTGGTACGCCTTGGAAAAAATAGTTGCCATTTGGTTTAAAACGAAGTCCTGGCCAGCCCAGTTACATGCATTGTACTCCTGTCACACACAGAGAGTATCATTCTCACTTCAGAAGGTCAAAcatttttaattttgaccaaatgtatataagaaaatattaatagttATGGtgtataattagtattattagattagatgaatcactgaatatatttttataataaaatttATTCGGAGATACAGTCATACggatgttgctaatattttttataaacctagtcaaacttaagaaattTTAACCAGTACAAAGCTCGCAGCAATATTTtatagggacggagggagtacgacGTCAGCACAATCCACAAAATTTGCAAAATCGTTGGATGTAGTATTTTGCTTGGGGAGAGAATAGGTACCGGTGCTACCGTGCTAGGTGGCACTAACAAGGCACAAACTCCTATGTTTATTGATTTGTGCCCCCTTCAATCTATTTTCCAAGTTATAGTTTGATATGATATCTTCTTTTAAATTTCATTTTTTCAAAATGAATTAAGAGATGGTAAAGCCattatttttttttgtctttgccAACTTCCGTTTCTCGGCACACTATAGCATAGAGCTAAAATTGGATGAAGTTGTATCAAACAGTCCCTTAGGCTTTAGCAATAGTCATAAATTGGCATGGTCGTGCCTAGGATTTGGCGAGGCTAAAATTTTGTTTGACTCCCTAGCGTTATAAAACCAATCAGACTCTAGTTTTCCTGGGTAAGGAAATTGGTTATAGTCTTGATCCCTGCTACTCCGCAAAGGAATGGTTTATCAAACAGCCCTAATATCATGTTACCAAAAATACTAGACTCTGCTTATCCATCCAACCAACCAAGAGTAGAAATTCCACACGCATGCAAATTCTCTCCCAATCgtcaccgccgccgccctccctCGCGACACCGCCTTGgtccccctcctctctcctaaCCGATGACCTCGCCGGTGGTCAGAGGAGCGGGGACCCAACCCCTTCCCCTTTGTAGTTCTAGTGTTTGGTTTCTGGTGTCGTCGATGAGGCAGATGCGATGGTGGTGCTTTCGAATAAGGTCTCTCCCTACCTCGACAACGTTCGATGTTGCGTCGGCAAAGGGCTAATGAGAGTTTGGTCAATTAGATCTATTGATTATCTTCATATTTTGGCATTTGGTATTCTTATGATAGGAAGTAGTTGGTTGGCTTTCGATAGAGCGACCTCGACTTCTTTTGGTCTGTTCCAAAGCAAGATCCAACAAGGATTGCAAGCCTGCGTTCTTTGGAGGGTTTCTCTAGCCGATGTTCTTTCAGTAAATACTCAATCTCGTTACCAACGAGTGGCTCTTGTGGTCTTCAAACCTTGTTTGGCAAGGTGTTTGCAGGCGTCTTTTTATTGCGGTCTTCAAGTTCCGATAGGCAGTGGACGATCAAAGGAAGAAGATGATCTATTTGATCTTTGATGTACTTTTATTTGTTGGAGATCGTTTTGTGTCTTGTTGTCTATCTTTTGTACTAGCTTATATTTTCCTTGAGATATACGTGAGGCACTCTTTTAagtgtctttatatatataataataataaaaagaaaTAACGGACCCTATGGATTCATTAGCGGGAGAATACAATTGGGCTGAACAGAGCTAGAACAAAAAGGCAAGCCTACAATGGTTTAGCCCAATCAATGCATTCATTGGGCTCGTTTTCTTGAGTTGCGTTACTTGGCCCACACAAAGTCTTCTCCAATAAATTACAACCCCAGCCAAGCTTTGGAGTGCCGTTCCCAACCATGGCGGCCTCCCCCACTTCCTCCCTCGCCCCGCCGGTGGTGCCTATGGAGCTCCACGCCGGGAACCGCGACCGCCTCGTCGCCACGCTCCGCGGACACCTCTCCGCCTCCGCCCGTCCGCTCCacggcctcgtcctcctccaggtCCGTTCCACTCCCACTCGGCACTCCCCTTTTTATCTCTCTCCTCGGATTTACTGATCTGATTGATCGTCGCGCCTACTTACTTTTGGAGTGTTTTTGGTCTGTCGTTGTGTGAAGGGCGGGGAGGAGAAGACGCGGTACTGCACCGATCACCTCGAGCTCTTCAGGTACTCGTGCTGAACCCAAGTGTTTGTTTTGCCGGTATTTTTTTGGACGTTCATGTTGAGACACAAATCAGCCAATGTTGCAGGCAGGAGAGCTACTTCGCCTATCTCTTTGGAGTGCGGGAACCAGGGTTCTACGGCGCAATTGTGAGCTCTCCTCCTTTTGTTTCACCCCCATTTTCCTAAATATAAGTGGATCCGGTTTCAGTCAATACAGCAGCAAGCCAGGCTTTCAGCATTCAGCCTGTTTAACTATAGAACTGATAGTATATGAAAGTCGTAGGAATAGAAAGGAAACTTTGACTTCTGAATCACTTGCACATCTTGGCGTATATCTTGAGTCTGGTGATATTGTTACTGCTTATATTTTTTGATGGTTTAGTCACTAGTACATGACAACTGGTCCTATCTACTCATCGCAGGGTCATGTCATGTTGATGATTCCTTTTTCCGGTTGTCATGTACTGATTTTTCTTTTGATTGTTGTCAAAGGACATCGCCTCTGGACAGTCAATTTTGTTTGCTCCAAGATTGCCAGCTGACTATGCTGTTTGGATGGGTGAAATAAAACCTTTGTCTTACTTCAGGGTATTTTCCTCTTCTGAGCATTTGATTCTTTGTTAGTTATGCTATATTCTGAATTAGTGTAATCTTTTCATGAATATGTACAGGATACATACAAGGTCGATATGGTCTTCTATGTTGATGAGATTGCACAGGTCGTGCAAGATCGTTTCGGGGACCATGGAAAGCCTCTTCTGTTTGTGCTACATGGGAGGAATACTGACTCTGGAAATTTCTCAAAGCCTGCTAGTTTTGAGGTGCACGATGTACCTTTTAAGTGTTAGATTAGAGAACATACATTCCATTTTTTTTTCATTCATTACTTGTATTTTTTCAGATTTTTTTATATCAAAAGTGTATCTCTTAAAATGAGATACATATTGTGTTATCTGATAGATGTCTTTAGTTATCAAAATAATTCATCTCTCTTACACTTTATCTTGTGATTTTGTGCATTTGATTTACAATGTTTTTATTCCATTCTAGGGGATAGAGAAGTTTGATACTGATTTAAGTACACTTCATCCAATTTTAACTGAATGCCGTGTGATTAAATCTGATCTAGAGCTTGCTCTCATCCAGTATGCTAATGATGTCAGTTCTGAAGCTCACATTGAGGTATAAAAATTCCTATCTACTCTTTAATTTCATCACTCATTGGTGTTTAGATTTCATCTAGGCAATGTTTCTAGGCTGTCCTTTGGAATATTTACATTGAAAAGTGGAGAATATAGGAAAAACACCTAGAATAAATGTCTAGGTGCTaggtgaccccccccccccccccccccacacacacacacaccaccaccACATAGCACTTTTTCTTGCTTGCTATTGTATCCTCAACTTCCCAGATATCATTAGTTGGAATTCGATGGTGTTTGTTTAATTTTGCTAGAGCTAATCTTGGTCCAAGAGTAGCTATTCCTTTTCCTATCTACTTGGGTTAAGGAAGCACAAAGGTATTAATTGGGTTACTGAATAAGTGGAACAACTATTAGTAATGTTCTGTTACAAGGTCTAAAAAAAAGTAAAACATGTGGTCACCTTATACCATCAGGTTTTAGCTTCCCTATGCGCCTCACGCCAACAAGGGAAGCACTATCTTGTCATCAGTTCAAAatcaacaccccccccccccccccccccccccaccccaccacacacacacacacactcaaaaAAAAGGAGAGAACCCAAATCCCACTAAGGTATACTCTGAGTATTATGATTGCCAAATATGTTATAAAGTTACTGTTTTCTAGAGATACACTGAATGGATCTGATTTCCCTTTCACTTTACCAGGTTATGAGACGAGCAAGACCGGGCATGAAGGAATATCAGTTAGAAAGTATCTTCCTTCACCATGTTTATATGTATGGAGGTTGCCGGCATTGCTCTTATACATGTATATGTGCTACTGGAGATAATAGGTGAGAATGCATGACATTGTCTGTAAAATGCGGCTTATGTTTAACTACTATGGAAATCGGGTGTGCATGGGCCATCAAATCTTAGATCACTGTCTGTTATTGTTTCACTTGCTATTTTTGTTTATAGTTCACATAACAATTTCTTCATCCTGTTCAAGACCACAGATTTCTACTGA encodes:
- the LOC136471475 gene encoding uncharacterized protein isoform X1 encodes the protein MAASPTSSLAPPVVPMELHAGNRDRLVATLRGHLSASARPLHGLVLLQGGEEKTRYCTDHLELFSQCCRQESYFAYLFGVREPGFYGAIDIASGQSILFAPRLPADYAVWMGEIKPLSYFRDTYKVDMVFYVDEIAQVVQDRFGDHGKPLLFVLHGRNTDSGNFSKPASFEGIEKFDTDLSTLHPILTECRVIKSDLELALIQYANDVSSEAHIEVMRRARPGMKEYQLESIFLHHVYMYGGCRHCSYTCICATGDNSAVLHYGHAAAPNDRTLNDGDIALMDMGAEYHFYGSDITCSYPINGKFNISQIVIYNAVLKAHNAVISHMRSGVNWMDMHKLAERAILESLRKEQILQGDVDDMIAQRLGAVFMPHGLGHLLGIDTHDPGGYPEGLERPKDPGLSSLRTTRELKEGMVITVEPGCYFIDALLTKAREDPISSKFFNWQEVEKYKSFGGVRIESDVYVTAQGCRNLTNCPRETWEIEAVMAGAPWPLPASSSMTAAAENSNGISKAL